A DNA window from Streptomyces sp. CA-278952 contains the following coding sequences:
- a CDS encoding GNAT family N-acetyltransferase: MDHRDGDTVPGPGGLRLRRWREDDLSALLEAYEDPAMRRWLATQVSGADGAADWLEAQRTGWATGTRFAFAVTDGGRDGEPLGNIVLKRPDPGNDCAEVGYWTTAAARGRGVASRALTALTDWAFTEFAEQGLSRLELLHQVDNEASCRVAEKCGYALARVIPALPPSYPLDGHVHAREAPSAALSRPAGRRAEAAGTGGGRASRR, translated from the coding sequence ATGGACCACCGGGACGGGGACACCGTGCCCGGCCCCGGCGGCCTGCGGCTGCGCCGGTGGCGCGAGGACGACCTGTCGGCGCTGCTGGAGGCGTACGAGGATCCGGCGATGCGGCGGTGGCTGGCCACCCAGGTCTCCGGGGCGGACGGGGCGGCCGACTGGCTGGAGGCGCAGCGCACGGGGTGGGCGACGGGCACCCGCTTCGCCTTCGCCGTGACCGACGGCGGGCGGGACGGCGAACCGCTCGGCAACATCGTGCTGAAGCGGCCGGACCCGGGCAACGACTGTGCGGAGGTGGGCTACTGGACGACGGCCGCGGCGCGCGGCCGGGGCGTGGCGTCACGGGCGCTGACGGCGCTGACCGACTGGGCGTTCACGGAGTTCGCCGAACAGGGCCTGTCCAGGCTGGAGTTGCTTCACCAGGTGGACAACGAGGCTTCGTGCCGGGTGGCGGAGAAGTGCGGTTACGCGCTGGCGCGGGTGATCCCGGCACTGCCGCCCTCCTATCCGCTGGACGGCCATGTGCATGCGCGCGAGGCCCCCTCGGCGGCGCTCAGCCGGCCGGCGGGTCGTCGTGCAGAAGCCGCTGGAACAGGTGGTGGTCGCGCCAGCCGCCGTTGA
- a CDS encoding HelD family protein encodes MAAQDAAVESLRDREIGVEQEHLDRVYHRLEEKIDEAEFLMNDAVKRGQVGTPGALAERDAQVFRAGIHLNRLNSEFEDFLFGRIDLLLGKDGERGPDGAYTSVEPADDTVREDATADIAETLHIGRIGVLDSDYAPLVIDWRAPAAAPFYRSTPKEPGRVVRRRVIRSKGRKVLGVEDDLMRPELTAFLDGEKLPVIGDGALMAALGQARSHTMRDIVSSIQAEQDLVIRAPAASVTEVTGGPGTGKTAVALHRAAYLLYQDRRRYAGGILIVSPTPLLVAYTEGVLPSLGEEGQVAIRAVGSLSDDAAGLQGATTYDEPAVARIKGSSRMLHVLRKAARGALEQGRPAAPREEAGQLSFGEEPEQRGAATTPDRLRVVAFGGRVELAADELQRIRHNVLGGTAPVNLLRPRARKLLLDALWSKSSGRGRYTDPQLVAELRSSFDEDVSTETPFLEFLDAWWPELTPRRVLAAMADERRLGRWSRRILNQGEVRRLARSLKRLDADGSGPLSVHDVALLDELQALLGTPNRPRRKREADPLDQLTGLEELMPQREETQWERAERLAAERTEYAHVIVDEAQDLTPMQWRMVGRRGRHATWTIVGDPAQSSWSDPDEAGAARDEALGSRPRRRFTLTVNYRNPAEIAELAAKVLALAMPGMESPAAVRSTGVVPRFEPVRAGDLAATVREEAARLLAEVDGTVGVVVAMNRRAQAREWLAELGERVVALGSLEAKGLEYDATVVVSPAEIADESPAGLRVLYVALTRATQQLTVVSGERDLPDEDGVPDLLRD; translated from the coding sequence GTGGCCGCGCAGGATGCCGCTGTCGAATCGCTGCGGGACCGGGAAATCGGTGTCGAGCAGGAGCATCTCGACCGTGTTTATCACCGCCTCGAAGAGAAGATCGACGAGGCGGAATTTCTTATGAACGACGCCGTCAAACGCGGCCAGGTCGGTACCCCCGGCGCGCTCGCGGAGCGGGACGCCCAGGTGTTCCGGGCGGGGATCCACCTCAACCGGCTGAACAGCGAGTTCGAGGACTTCCTCTTCGGGAGGATCGACCTGCTGCTCGGCAAGGACGGGGAGCGCGGCCCGGACGGCGCGTACACCTCCGTCGAGCCGGCCGACGACACCGTGCGGGAGGACGCCACCGCCGACATCGCGGAGACGCTCCACATCGGCCGGATCGGGGTCCTGGACTCCGACTACGCGCCGCTGGTGATCGACTGGCGGGCCCCGGCGGCCGCGCCGTTCTACCGCTCCACCCCGAAGGAGCCGGGCCGCGTCGTACGCCGCCGGGTCATCCGCTCCAAGGGCCGCAAGGTCCTCGGGGTCGAGGACGACCTGATGCGCCCGGAGCTGACGGCGTTCCTGGACGGCGAGAAGCTGCCGGTGATCGGGGACGGCGCGCTGATGGCGGCGCTCGGCCAGGCCCGCAGCCACACCATGCGGGACATCGTCTCCTCCATCCAGGCCGAACAGGACCTGGTCATCCGGGCCCCCGCCGCCTCCGTCACCGAGGTCACCGGAGGCCCCGGCACCGGCAAGACAGCGGTCGCCCTGCACCGGGCGGCGTATCTGCTCTACCAGGACCGGCGGCGGTACGCGGGCGGCATCCTGATCGTCTCGCCCACCCCGCTCCTGGTCGCGTACACCGAAGGGGTGCTGCCCTCACTCGGTGAGGAGGGCCAGGTCGCGATCCGCGCGGTCGGCTCGCTCTCCGACGACGCGGCGGGCCTCCAGGGCGCGACCACCTACGACGAACCGGCGGTGGCCCGGATCAAGGGCTCCTCCCGGATGCTCCACGTGCTGCGCAAGGCCGCCCGGGGTGCGCTGGAACAGGGCCGGCCCGCGGCCCCGCGGGAGGAGGCGGGCCAGCTCTCCTTCGGCGAGGAGCCCGAGCAGCGCGGCGCCGCGACGACCCCGGACCGGCTGCGCGTCGTCGCCTTCGGGGGCCGGGTCGAGCTGGCGGCCGACGAGCTCCAGCGCATCCGGCACAACGTCCTGGGCGGCACGGCCCCGGTCAATCTGCTGCGCCCGCGCGCCCGCAAGCTGCTGTTGGACGCCCTGTGGAGCAAGTCCTCCGGACGCGGCCGGTACACCGACCCCCAGCTGGTGGCGGAGCTGCGCTCGTCGTTCGACGAGGACGTCTCCACCGAGACCCCGTTCCTGGAGTTCCTCGACGCCTGGTGGCCCGAGCTGACGCCGCGCCGGGTGCTGGCCGCGATGGCCGACGAGCGACGCCTCGGCCGCTGGTCCCGGCGCATCCTCAACCAGGGCGAGGTGCGCCGCCTGGCCCGGTCGCTGAAGCGTCTCGACGCGGACGGCAGCGGGCCTCTCTCCGTCCACGACGTGGCGCTCCTGGACGAGCTCCAGGCGCTGCTCGGCACCCCGAACCGGCCCCGCCGGAAGCGCGAGGCGGACCCTCTGGACCAGCTCACCGGTCTCGAGGAGCTGATGCCGCAGCGCGAGGAGACCCAGTGGGAGCGGGCCGAGCGGCTCGCGGCGGAGCGCACCGAGTACGCGCACGTCATCGTCGACGAGGCGCAGGACCTCACGCCGATGCAGTGGCGCATGGTCGGCCGCCGGGGCCGGCACGCCACCTGGACGATCGTCGGCGACCCGGCCCAGTCCTCCTGGTCCGACCCGGACGAGGCGGGCGCCGCCCGGGACGAGGCGCTCGGCTCCCGGCCGCGCCGCCGCTTCACCCTCACCGTGAACTACCGCAACCCGGCGGAGATCGCGGAGCTGGCCGCGAAGGTGCTGGCGCTGGCGATGCCCGGCATGGAGTCGCCGGCGGCGGTCCGCTCGACCGGCGTGGTGCCCCGCTTCGAGCCGGTACGCGCGGGCGACCTGGCCGCCACGGTCCGCGAGGAGGCCGCGCGGCTGCTCGCGGAGGTGGACGGCACGGTCGGCGTGGTCGTCGCGATGAACCGGCGCGCCCAGGCGCGCGAGTGGCTCGCGGAGCTGGGGGAGCGGGTGGTGGCGCTGGGCAGCCTGGAGGCCAAGGGGCTGGAGTACGACGCCACGGTGGTCGTCTCGCCCGCGGAGATCGCGGACGAGTCCCCGGCCGGTCTGCGGGTGCTGTACGTGGCGCTGACCCGGGCGACCCAGCAGCTCACGGTGGTCTCGGGGGAGCGGGACCTGCCGGACGAGGACGGGGTGCCGGACCTGCTGAGGGACTGA
- a CDS encoding CGNR zinc finger domain-containing protein — protein sequence MATGRGARMWRFDTGRICLDLVATEPAGGAPGACEQLDGPRCLARWLTDARLVPPGTVLTALDDAWVARFHELRSVVGRLMTAQLGGPEADGALEQVNSLASEAPPGPRAVRCADGGLVRALSAAPDCAGLLAVVARDAVDLLTDPAARAALRRCQGEDCHRLYLDTSRGGRRRWCSGEVCGNRERVARHRRRALRAADGRGPEREIPPGVE from the coding sequence ATGGCAACGGGCAGGGGTGCGCGGATGTGGCGGTTCGACACGGGCCGGATCTGCCTCGATCTGGTGGCCACGGAGCCCGCGGGCGGGGCGCCCGGGGCCTGCGAACAGCTCGACGGGCCCAGATGTCTGGCCCGATGGCTGACCGACGCCCGGCTCGTCCCGCCGGGCACCGTGCTGACGGCGCTGGACGACGCCTGGGTGGCCCGCTTCCACGAACTTCGCTCCGTGGTCGGGCGCCTGATGACAGCTCAGCTCGGGGGTCCCGAGGCCGACGGGGCGCTGGAGCAGGTCAATTCCCTGGCCTCCGAGGCGCCTCCGGGGCCCCGCGCGGTGCGCTGCGCGGACGGCGGCCTGGTGCGGGCCCTGAGCGCGGCACCCGACTGCGCGGGGCTCCTCGCCGTCGTCGCCCGGGACGCGGTGGACCTGCTCACCGACCCGGCCGCACGGGCGGCCCTGCGCCGCTGCCAGGGCGAGGACTGCCACCGCCTCTACCTGGACACCTCGCGCGGCGGGCGGCGCCGCTGGTGCTCCGGCGAGGTCTGCGGCAACCGCGAACGGGTCGCCCGGCACCGGCGCCGGGCCCTGCGGGCGGCCGACGGGCGCGGACCGGAGAGAGAAATTCCGCCCGGCGTCGAGTGA